The following are encoded in a window of Bdellovibrio svalbardensis genomic DNA:
- a CDS encoding histidine kinase dimerization/phospho-acceptor domain-containing protein, with amino-acid sequence MRTLKASFLLIGPWDARLQELGAHIATDLNQAWHWVQDSTYNVVALSVTLILGKKFNEFYEELKRSNPATQFIAVVPNDFSANQLSILHEEYSFFRVMATFQDPDLEAHLFSALEEANQRKQDENLALLIREQTAKLKRLQIELEERVQRRTRFLTEARRKLFLTNSRIEGFKSALMAVHQASSVGEIEQLLNESLAATVQTSWIRVFFHPQDELFHRQVSTQLNFTQLQVPLFRQHEKVGSIFYLRAPDHPFNRDESDFLTRVAEAVALALDRIQKLKESESLKEQWEATFNSMSDPVVLIDANYDIIQSNKAADERFKEREHPVPARKCYQALYNRETPCPGCQRGSNFRVVSKDASPRTFEVYSQSLVLDSDKPAVYVNLYHDVTAQLKMERQILESAKMAELGTIGSSIAHELNNPLGGILSFTQLIKMEMNPANPLYPDVVEMEAGVQRCKEIVQNLLGFTRNPNADQEGDVSLKEVCTRAFKIVELQTKSQGIDVKLHWSTSKPGDDILVLGHLNLLAQALKNLLQNSIDRINDRIRQQKGFKGFINIEISSPNNLQPEIAQILVKDNGTPEKNPSLPIGLGVPVATQILRDHEADLEFFSGPDHENVAKISFTRLVLRS; translated from the coding sequence ATGCGGACTTTAAAAGCGAGCTTCCTGCTTATTGGTCCTTGGGATGCCCGGCTGCAAGAGCTTGGTGCCCATATTGCGACTGATTTGAATCAAGCTTGGCATTGGGTTCAAGATTCCACTTACAATGTCGTGGCCTTGTCTGTGACCCTGATCTTGGGTAAAAAGTTTAATGAATTCTATGAGGAGCTCAAACGCTCGAATCCCGCGACACAATTCATCGCCGTGGTTCCCAATGACTTTTCCGCGAATCAACTTTCAATTCTGCACGAGGAGTATTCTTTCTTCCGTGTGATGGCCACCTTTCAAGATCCCGATCTGGAAGCTCATTTATTTTCCGCCCTCGAAGAAGCCAATCAACGCAAGCAGGATGAAAACCTTGCTCTCTTGATTCGCGAGCAAACGGCGAAACTCAAACGCTTACAAATCGAGCTGGAAGAACGAGTGCAACGAAGAACACGCTTCCTGACTGAAGCACGCCGCAAACTTTTTCTGACAAATTCACGCATTGAAGGCTTTAAGAGCGCCCTGATGGCCGTCCATCAAGCCAGCTCTGTGGGTGAAATTGAGCAGCTTTTGAATGAGTCTTTAGCGGCCACAGTTCAAACGTCATGGATTCGCGTTTTCTTTCATCCTCAAGATGAACTTTTTCATCGCCAGGTCAGCACTCAATTAAATTTCACCCAGTTACAAGTTCCACTTTTCCGCCAGCACGAAAAAGTCGGTTCGATATTTTATTTGCGCGCGCCAGATCATCCGTTCAATCGCGATGAAAGCGATTTCCTGACCCGCGTTGCCGAGGCCGTAGCCCTGGCTCTGGATCGTATTCAAAAATTGAAAGAATCTGAATCTCTTAAAGAACAATGGGAGGCGACCTTCAACTCGATGTCGGATCCTGTCGTTTTGATTGATGCAAACTACGATATCATTCAATCCAACAAAGCGGCGGATGAGCGCTTCAAAGAACGCGAACACCCCGTGCCCGCTCGCAAATGCTATCAAGCTTTATACAATCGCGAAACACCTTGTCCAGGCTGCCAGCGGGGCTCGAACTTCCGCGTGGTCTCCAAAGATGCTTCACCGCGAACCTTTGAAGTGTACAGCCAAAGTTTAGTCCTTGATTCTGACAAGCCCGCAGTCTACGTGAATCTTTATCACGATGTGACGGCGCAATTGAAGATGGAAAGACAGATTTTGGAATCTGCAAAGATGGCCGAGTTGGGAACGATTGGCTCTTCGATTGCCCATGAGCTGAATAATCCCCTCGGAGGAATTCTTTCTTTCACGCAGTTGATCAAGATGGAAATGAATCCTGCGAATCCACTTTATCCTGACGTGGTGGAGATGGAAGCGGGCGTCCAACGCTGCAAAGAGATCGTCCAAAATCTTTTGGGTTTCACCAGAAATCCCAACGCCGATCAGGAAGGCGATGTGAGCTTGAAAGAAGTTTGCACGCGCGCTTTCAAAATTGTCGAACTACAAACGAAGTCACAAGGCATTGATGTGAAACTACACTGGTCCACTTCAAAACCAGGAGACGATATTCTTGTCCTAGGTCATCTGAATCTTTTGGCTCAAGCCTTGAAGAACCTGCTGCAAAATTCTATTGATCGTATCAATGATCGAATCCGCCAGCAGAAAGGGTTTAAGGGCTTCATCAACATAGAAATTTCTTCCCCCAACAACCTGCAGCCCGAGATTGCCCAAATTTTAGTCAAGGACAACGGAACGCCTGAAAAAAATCCAAGTCTTCCCATAGGCTTAGGTGTTCCAGTGGCCACTCAAATCCTTCGCGATCATGAGGCCGACCTCGAATTTTTCTCGGGTCCTGATCATGAAAACGTGGCAAAAATTTCCTTCACCCGTCTAGTTTTAAGGTCCTGA
- the glmU gene encoding bifunctional UDP-N-acetylglucosamine diphosphorylase/glucosamine-1-phosphate N-acetyltransferase GlmU, whose protein sequence is MPVNKSESASEQSAEKQTPKLTVIALAAGKGTRMKSPLPKVLHPVAGRPMIEKVIQASKQAGATEVRVIVGHGQNLVRQVVEPMGVSCYVQDEQLGTAHAVRCAKLEDVEGDVVIMNGDHPLIEASDIKDFLRIFRDEKCDLAVVTAELKNPGEFGRIVRNRGDLVAIVEAKDASAEALKIKEINTGIYIAKAATLAEYLPQIKNNNAKKEFYITDLIALCIQDKLRVQAIKATPKVAVGVNNQLELAKATSMIFKRKALRLLEDGVLMIDPRTTYVEESVQIGAGTVIYPNVFIRGRTKVGSFCVIESNSFLSDSEVADSVQIRAGSYLENAKVHSKASVGPYARLRPDTEICEEAHVGNFVEMKKTKFGKRSKAGHLTYLGDAEVGEDVNVGCGTITCNYAADRKKYKTKIGNRVFVGSDTQFIAPIEIGDDAVIGSGSTITKNVPAKALAVARGKQFVKENYVVKSEETESKE, encoded by the coding sequence ATGCCAGTCAATAAGTCAGAGAGTGCATCAGAACAGTCAGCGGAAAAACAAACGCCGAAACTGACAGTGATTGCCCTAGCAGCAGGGAAGGGGACTCGTATGAAGTCGCCTCTTCCTAAAGTACTTCATCCTGTTGCAGGACGCCCGATGATTGAGAAAGTCATCCAAGCCTCTAAACAAGCAGGTGCGACAGAAGTGCGCGTGATCGTGGGTCATGGGCAGAATCTTGTGCGCCAAGTGGTAGAGCCGATGGGCGTTTCTTGTTATGTGCAAGACGAACAATTGGGCACTGCTCACGCAGTTCGTTGTGCGAAGTTGGAAGACGTCGAAGGCGATGTTGTGATCATGAACGGCGACCATCCTTTGATCGAAGCCTCCGATATCAAGGATTTCCTAAGAATTTTCCGAGATGAAAAATGTGACCTGGCGGTGGTGACGGCGGAACTTAAAAATCCGGGTGAGTTCGGTCGCATCGTGCGTAATCGTGGCGACTTGGTGGCGATCGTAGAAGCGAAGGACGCCTCTGCGGAAGCTTTGAAGATTAAAGAGATTAACACCGGAATTTATATCGCCAAGGCGGCGACCCTGGCGGAGTATCTTCCGCAAATTAAAAACAACAACGCAAAAAAAGAATTTTACATCACCGATTTGATTGCCTTGTGCATTCAGGATAAATTGCGTGTGCAGGCTATTAAGGCGACTCCGAAAGTTGCCGTGGGTGTGAACAATCAGCTTGAGCTTGCTAAAGCAACCAGCATGATCTTCAAGCGTAAAGCATTGCGCTTGTTGGAAGATGGCGTCTTGATGATTGATCCACGTACAACTTATGTGGAAGAGTCTGTGCAAATTGGCGCGGGAACTGTGATCTATCCAAATGTCTTTATTCGTGGACGTACAAAGGTTGGCTCATTCTGCGTGATTGAATCGAACTCCTTCTTGTCTGACAGCGAAGTGGCTGACAGTGTGCAAATTCGCGCAGGCAGCTATCTCGAAAACGCCAAGGTGCACAGCAAGGCGTCAGTGGGTCCTTATGCGCGTCTTCGTCCAGACACAGAGATCTGCGAAGAAGCTCATGTCGGTAACTTCGTGGAAATGAAGAAAACAAAATTTGGGAAAAGATCTAAGGCAGGTCATTTGACTTATCTTGGCGATGCTGAGGTCGGTGAGGACGTGAACGTAGGTTGCGGAACTATAACTTGCAACTACGCTGCGGACAGAAAGAAATATAAAACTAAAATTGGCAATCGTGTTTTCGTTGGCAGTGATACTCAGTTTATTGCGCCCATCGAGATTGGTGACGATGCTGTTATTGGATCAGGCTCCACAATCACGAAGAATGTTCCCGCAAAGGCCCTGGCCGTTGCGCGTGGCAAACAATTCGTAAAAGAAAACTATGTCGTGAAGTCTGAAGAGACTGAAAGTAAAGAGTAG
- a CDS encoding HAD family hydrolase — translation MIKYKSIVFDLDDTLLDTSGLLVPMASLRACQAMVNAGLSCTLEECMKMRHNLAAEYSHTEIFTQIANHYGMHTKGKAVHDALEQFYNPDIPAVLPLMTGATENLLHLHERYNLYLVTMGSFEAQAEKIRALQIEKFFKKIYVLNGFIGERKEIAFTEILKVEGHHAKELLSIGNRLSSEIRDAKRVGSDTCYFAHGEHVGEKAQYPEDHPDFTIYHHRDLITTCGL, via the coding sequence ATGATCAAATACAAATCCATCGTCTTTGATTTAGATGACACCCTTCTCGACACCTCCGGACTGCTGGTACCGATGGCTTCCTTGCGAGCTTGTCAGGCCATGGTCAACGCCGGCCTTAGCTGCACTCTGGAAGAGTGCATGAAAATGCGCCACAACTTGGCAGCAGAGTATTCGCACACGGAAATTTTCACGCAAATTGCCAATCATTATGGAATGCACACCAAGGGCAAAGCCGTGCACGATGCCCTGGAGCAGTTTTACAATCCCGACATTCCCGCGGTTCTCCCCTTGATGACAGGTGCCACAGAAAATCTCTTGCACCTTCACGAACGATACAATTTGTATTTGGTAACAATGGGATCTTTCGAAGCGCAAGCTGAAAAAATCCGCGCCTTACAAATCGAAAAGTTTTTCAAGAAAATCTACGTTCTCAATGGATTTATTGGCGAAAGAAAAGAGATCGCCTTCACTGAGATCTTAAAAGTTGAGGGCCACCACGCCAAAGAACTTCTCAGCATTGGCAATCGCCTTTCCAGTGAGATTCGTGACGCCAAACGCGTGGGCTCTGACACCTGCTATTTTGCCCATGGTGAACATGTTGGCGAAAAAGCCCAGTATCCGGAAGACCATCCTGATTTTACGATTTATCATCACAGGGATTTAATCACGACATGCGGACTTTAA
- a CDS encoding DUF2817 domain-containing protein, protein MHRNIFHQSSWASTSSGTPIELYKKSHTMSGFSEQPILFIGGVHGDEPEGVRLATELLAWLQENEKTQSEKIHPWILIPCINPDGYSHHQRTNGNGVDLNRNFPCRDWSPEAKAPRYYPGPSPGSEAEVRALVKLIEDEKPQLIVHFHSWEPCVVFTGHPGQKAAETLATGTGYECREDIGYPTPGSLGQFGWIEHQIPVICIEEQEHIDLNLVWPHFRQGLELLLTNSSNAGVQTERKESR, encoded by the coding sequence ATGCACAGAAACATTTTTCACCAATCTTCTTGGGCCTCGACATCATCAGGAACGCCCATCGAGCTGTATAAAAAATCACACACAATGAGTGGTTTTTCGGAACAGCCCATCTTGTTTATTGGTGGCGTACATGGCGACGAGCCCGAAGGTGTTCGCCTGGCTACCGAGCTTCTAGCATGGCTTCAAGAAAATGAGAAAACTCAAAGTGAAAAAATTCACCCCTGGATTCTCATTCCCTGCATTAATCCCGACGGCTACTCTCATCACCAACGCACCAATGGCAACGGGGTCGACTTAAATCGCAACTTTCCCTGCCGCGATTGGAGCCCGGAAGCTAAGGCGCCTCGATACTATCCCGGCCCTTCGCCTGGGAGCGAGGCTGAAGTTCGGGCTTTGGTAAAACTCATTGAGGACGAAAAGCCACAGCTTATAGTACACTTTCATTCGTGGGAGCCTTGCGTTGTCTTCACAGGACACCCTGGGCAAAAGGCCGCGGAAACCCTCGCAACCGGGACTGGATACGAATGCCGCGAGGACATTGGCTATCCCACACCTGGAAGCTTAGGGCAGTTTGGTTGGATCGAACATCAAATCCCGGTGATCTGCATCGAGGAGCAAGAGCATATCGATCTAAACCTGGTCTGGCCTCACTTTAGACAGGGCTTAGAACTTTTATTAACCAACTCCAGCAACGCGGGAGTGCAGACGGAGAGAAAGGAATCTCGATGA